In one Oncorhynchus nerka isolate Pitt River linkage group LG7, Oner_Uvic_2.0, whole genome shotgun sequence genomic region, the following are encoded:
- the LOC135572623 gene encoding forkhead box protein O3-like, translated as MISHWGQRFELPKVSPRFTWTQLSDGAMISHWGQRFELPKSKAGGVKGLLSPEGPRSVGLSHGSSPSAACNTEEDKIIGTNSIRHNLSLHTRFVRVQNEGTGKSSWWMLNPEGGKMGKGPRRRAATIDCPNGTKYLKSKGRARGKRLGAGAGSGAVGRGRRQGYGLGHGARPGMHQGSPEHGSPAGKGGAGVGGEEYDAWTDLHSRTSSSASTLSGCLSPILAEAEPDEPEEGGLSCSTSPRLYPSPTATRSPALGTGGHCPGTSLELPQLTDLTGAISLEEGYPHPQNHQTQPRNGYPSPYGTGPKGEGSYCGPVYGQPPLGMLQLHAPMPMQTIQENKRASFQRPLRAYSENNALQSLLTGGPGGPQYCSKDMVTLGGQGGESHTLLTQVTNGVHSHNHSHSNHNHNNHEHGHNSGPHNGHGSVHDQNPSGHLQNGLHNHGQPNLDYNHSHKQHLSPATDYNQSHNHKLNTSHDHTHQSNQGHLHGHLQGGPRPPALQALSPRVNTDILQPYSLKTPTPTPSHYGPLTPHLPTPNPSSLPPTLPLFSTYPRTPASGWPPPRHLTPTLATSPTPVPPTTRV; from the exons ATGATCTCCCACTGGGGACAGAGGTTTGAGCTCCCGAAGGTGTCTCCTCGCTTCACCTGGACTCAGCTCTCTGACGGAGCCATGATCTCCCACTGGGGACAGAGGTTTGAGCTCCCGAAG agCAAAGCAGGGGGAGTGAAAGGCCTGCTGTCTCCTGAGGGGCCGAGGAGCGTAGGGCTGAGTCATGGCTCCAGTCCTTCTGCTGCTTGCAACACTGAGGAGGACAAGATTATTGGTACT AACTCCATCCGCCACAACCTGTCTCTCCACACTCGGTTTGTCCGTGTCCAGAATGAGGGGACAGGGAAGAGTTCCTGGTGGATGCTGAACCCAGAGGGAGGGAAGATGGGGAAGGGACCGCGACGACGCGCCGCCACAATTGACTGCCCCAACGGCACCAAGTACCTGAAGAGTAAAGGACGGGCCAGGGGTAAGAGGCTTGGAGCCGGAGCTGGCAGTGGAGCTGTTGGTCGGGGCAGGCGGCAGGGTTACGGCCTGGGTCACGGGGCTCGACCGGGGATGCATCAGGGGTCTCCGGAGCATGGTAGTCCTGCAGGGAAGGGCGGAGcaggggtgggaggagaggagtacGATGCCTGGACAGATCTCCACTCCCGGACCTCCTCTTCGGCTTCGACACTTAGTGGCTGCCTTTCTCCCATCCTGGCCGAGGCTGAGCCAGATGAGCCAGAGGAAGGAGGCCTTTCCTGCTCCACCTCCCCCCGCCTCTATCCTAGCCCTACCGCAACTCGCTCTCCTGCCCTGGGCACTGGGGGGCACTGCCCAGGAACCTCCTTGGAGCTGCCCCAACTCACTGACCTGACTGGGGCTATCAGCCTGGAAGAGGGCTACCCCCACCCCCAGAACCACCAAACCCAGCCTCGTAACGGCTACCCCAGCCCCTACGGCACCGGCCCCAAGGGGGAAGGCTCCTACTGCGGCCCCGTCTACGGGCAGCCGCCCCTGGGCATGCTGCAGCTCCATGCCCCCATGCCCATGCAGACCATTCAGGAGAACAAGCGAGCCAGCTTCCAGCGCCCCCTGAGGGCCTACTCAGAGAACAATGCACTGCAGAGCCTGCTGACCGGAGGGCCTGGAGGTCCTCAGTACTGCAGTAAGGACATGGTCACACTGGGAGGGCAAGGGGGGGAGTCACACACGCTGCTGACCCAGGTAACCAACGGGGTTCACAGCCACAATCATAGCCATAGCAACCATAATCATAATAACCACGAGCATGGACACAATTCAGGCCCACACAATGGTCACGGCTCAGTTCATGACCAGAACCCCAGCGGTCATCTTCAgaatggcctccacaatcatggTCAACCCAACCTGGACTATAACCATAGCCACAAACAACACCTCAGCCCGGCCACTGACTACAACCAGAGTCACAACCACAAACTGAACACAAGCCATGACCACACTCACCAGTCCAACCAGGGTCACCTCCACGGTCACCTCCAGGGTGGACCCAGACCTCCAGCCCTCCAGGCTCTTTCTCCCAGAGTCAACACAGACATCCTGCAGCCCTACAGCCTCAAAACCCCCACCCCAACTCCTAGCCACTATGGCCCCCTCACCCCCCACCtccccacccccaacccctcGTCCCTTCCCCCAACCCTGCCTCTGTTCTCGACATACCCCAGGACCCCTGCCTCCGGCTGGCCTCCGCCCCGGCACCTCACCCCCACCCTCGCCACCAGCCCTACCCCGGTACCACCTACCACCAGGGTATAA